A genomic window from Shewanella vesiculosa includes:
- the astA gene encoding arginine N-succinyltransferase, with amino-acid sequence MLIIRPIRASDYDALYGIAVESGHGFTSLPVNEELLRSKIARAEASFTKHVDKPFDEGYLMVLEDMKTGEVVGTCGIEAAVGMEDAFYHYRLGTEVYHSQQISVRNEVETLTLCHDYTGAAELCTLFLKDGYRKGNNGRMLSRSRFLFLAQHQHRFGETVIAEMRGVSDDHGESPFYEWLQHHFLGIDFVEADYLSGLGKKAFMAEMMPRNPVYVCMLPKKAQKVIGEVHKNTKPALRLLQAEGFKFRNYVDIFDGGPTVECSIGDIRSVKKSRLLNVSIGKMPHADHHFIISNTLLADYRASAAKLLVSDEHDNVVLSAEIAAGLMVSEGEQIRVLAM; translated from the coding sequence ATGTTAATCATACGTCCTATCCGTGCAAGTGATTACGATGCACTTTATGGTATTGCAGTCGAGTCAGGCCACGGTTTTACATCTTTACCAGTTAACGAAGAGTTACTGCGTTCAAAGATTGCTAGGGCAGAAGCATCTTTTACCAAGCATGTTGATAAACCTTTTGACGAAGGTTATTTAATGGTGCTTGAAGACATGAAAACCGGTGAAGTTGTCGGCACTTGTGGTATTGAAGCTGCTGTCGGCATGGAAGATGCTTTTTATCATTACCGTTTAGGTACTGAGGTGTATCACTCTCAACAAATCTCAGTTCGTAATGAAGTTGAAACCCTGACTCTATGCCATGACTATACGGGAGCGGCTGAGCTGTGCACCTTGTTTTTAAAAGACGGTTATCGCAAAGGTAATAACGGGCGCATGTTGTCGCGTTCGCGTTTTTTATTTTTAGCGCAGCATCAACATCGTTTTGGTGAAACTGTTATCGCAGAAATGCGAGGGGTCAGTGACGATCATGGTGAATCACCATTTTACGAATGGCTGCAGCATCATTTTTTAGGTATCGACTTTGTTGAGGCTGATTATTTATCAGGCTTAGGTAAAAAAGCGTTTATGGCTGAAATGATGCCACGTAACCCTGTTTACGTTTGTATGCTGCCTAAAAAAGCCCAAAAAGTGATTGGTGAAGTGCATAAAAACACTAAGCCAGCACTGCGGTTACTGCAAGCGGAAGGATTTAAATTCCGAAATTATGTCGATATTTTTGATGGTGGTCCAACGGTTGAATGTTCAATCGGAGATATTCGCTCGGTAAAAAAGAGCCGTTTACTTAATGTGAGCATTGGTAAAATGCCACATGCCGATCACCATTTTATTATTTCCAACACCTTGCTAGCTGATTATCGCGCATCGGCGGCAAAACTGTTGGTCTCTGATGAACACGATAATGTGGTGCTTAGTGCTGAAATTGCTGCCGGTCTTATGGTCAGCGAAGGCGAGCAAATTCGTGTTTTAGCAATGTAG
- a CDS encoding HDOD domain-containing protein: protein MAISIAGGVRPGKVIEIERRLYKQLIVGKHKVNVMPDEISEDLEENANKLDIERQALKLRIDKQAKEKQVYLEVSALLTHTVNNAIEHQLANPQMILEASAIGEGQILLLDLLLDPDLNINRLRPIIESISWLSRDLINLINSPASGHRRPKNSDVQVTDIKLVLNYIGIENLRLLIPYFCLRHWLPTGNANLLWITRKLWRYSMVSAIAAQTLAELHNKEPSLAYCCALMYQFATSIILSQSGHIFDKTWGTWLREASLSREKQVYDAIMATDFPAEAVLEQVLQHSHSLNWQLLSLLQFDDSAMTQVLKELDHDYHFTELSVDAAIVAKASCYAKVLLLEEQQQIDPQEKRIMFDYYQFSAQELIRLKGKNFRKLNLL from the coding sequence GTGGCAATATCAATAGCAGGTGGGGTTAGGCCCGGAAAAGTCATCGAAATTGAGCGCCGACTCTATAAGCAGCTTATTGTGGGTAAGCATAAAGTTAATGTTATGCCAGATGAGATCAGCGAAGACTTAGAAGAAAACGCCAATAAGCTTGATATTGAGCGTCAAGCATTAAAGCTGCGCATTGATAAGCAAGCAAAAGAGAAACAAGTATATCTTGAGGTGTCTGCACTGCTAACCCATACGGTTAATAATGCAATAGAGCATCAGTTAGCTAATCCACAAATGATATTAGAAGCATCAGCAATTGGTGAAGGCCAAATTTTATTGCTTGATTTATTATTAGATCCAGATCTTAATATCAATCGACTACGACCAATTATTGAAAGTATTAGTTGGTTATCGCGTGATTTAATTAATTTAATTAACAGCCCTGCATCTGGCCACCGCCGCCCCAAAAACTCCGATGTCCAAGTGACCGATATCAAGCTGGTACTCAATTACATTGGTATTGAAAATTTACGTTTGTTGATCCCTTATTTTTGTTTACGCCATTGGCTACCTACAGGTAATGCCAATTTATTGTGGATAACCCGCAAGCTTTGGCGATATAGCATGGTGAGTGCCATTGCCGCGCAAACCTTAGCTGAGTTACATAATAAAGAGCCCAGTTTGGCTTATTGTTGTGCCTTAATGTATCAATTTGCTACTTCGATCATTCTCAGTCAAAGCGGGCATATATTTGATAAAACTTGGGGGACATGGCTACGAGAAGCCAGCCTTAGTCGAGAGAAACAAGTTTATGATGCTATTATGGCAACAGATTTTCCTGCTGAGGCCGTTTTAGAACAAGTGTTGCAGCATAGTCATAGCTTAAATTGGCAACTACTCAGTTTACTGCAATTTGATGACTCAGCGATGACTCAAGTGCTAAAAGAACTCGATCACGATTACCACTTTACCGAGTTATCCGTCGACGCTGCAATTGTGGCTAAAGCGAGTTGTTACGCCAAAGTGCTTTTGCTAGAAGAGCAGCAACAAATCGACCCACAAGAAAAAAGAATTATGTTCGATTACTATCAATTTTCAGCTCAAGAATTAATTCGTCTTAAAGGGAAAAATTTCCGTAAACTCAATTTACTTTAA
- a CDS encoding ClpXP protease specificity-enhancing factor translates to MKPITANRPYLLRAYYEWLMDNHLTPHVVVDAFVNGTQVPQQFVKDGQIVLNIATGAVANLHMSNDSVEFNARFGGVPQNVYLPMASIVAIYARENGAGTVFDMEDAYMIEGEQDELSSVPPSMKSVDDTSTLPPSPKSTTGDKAKRKNHLTVVK, encoded by the coding sequence ATGAAACCAATAACAGCTAATCGTCCATATTTGTTGCGTGCTTACTATGAGTGGTTGATGGATAACCATTTGACGCCACACGTAGTCGTGGATGCATTTGTTAACGGTACACAAGTTCCACAGCAATTTGTTAAAGACGGTCAAATTGTCTTGAATATTGCAACTGGAGCTGTGGCAAATCTTCACATGTCGAATGATTCCGTCGAGTTTAATGCCCGTTTTGGTGGTGTTCCACAAAATGTGTATTTACCAATGGCCTCAATTGTGGCCATTTATGCTCGTGAAAACGGTGCCGGCACTGTATTTGATATGGAAGATGCTTATATGATCGAAGGTGAGCAGGATGAGTTGTCATCTGTGCCACCATCAATGAAATCTGTTGATGATACTTCGACATTACCGCCATCGCCTAAATCGACTACTGGTGACAAAGCTAAACGTAAAAACCATTTAACTGTGGTGAAGTAA
- a CDS encoding aminodeoxychorismate/anthranilate synthase component II: MLLMIDNYDSFTFNLVQYFQTLGQEILVKRNDEITIEQIEALAPTHLIISPGPCTPKEAGISLAAIEYFAGRLPILGVCLGHQAIAQVFGVDVVRAKRVMHGKTSLIEHNQQGLFSQLALPLQVTRYHSLLINDVPKNFTLDAWFDDPVHGREIMAMSYADLRIYSVQFHPESILTQQGHELLNNFLQL; encoded by the coding sequence ATGTTGTTGATGATTGATAATTATGATTCTTTTACGTTCAACTTAGTGCAATATTTCCAAACGCTTGGACAAGAGATCCTCGTTAAGCGTAATGATGAAATCACCATTGAACAAATTGAAGCATTAGCGCCCACTCATTTAATCATTTCTCCTGGTCCATGCACTCCAAAGGAAGCAGGGATCTCGCTTGCCGCCATTGAATATTTTGCTGGGAGATTGCCAATTTTAGGTGTCTGTCTCGGCCACCAAGCCATCGCCCAAGTGTTTGGTGTTGATGTTGTACGTGCAAAGCGTGTTATGCACGGTAAAACCAGCTTAATTGAGCACAATCAACAGGGATTATTTTCTCAGTTAGCATTACCTTTGCAAGTGACGCGTTACCATTCATTGTTGATTAATGATGTTCCCAAGAATTTTACGCTGGACGCATGGTTTGATGACCCTGTTCATGGGCGTGAAATTATGGCGATGAGCTATGCTGATTTACGTATATACAGTGTGCAGTTTCATCCTGAGTCTATTTTGACCCAGCAAGGACATGAATTGCTGAATAACTTTTTACAGTTATAA
- a CDS encoding cytochrome c1 — translation MKKLLIALVTLLPSLAMAAGGNEVHLESANVNLHDKASLERGLDLFQQYCSGCHSTKYQRYERVATDLDISGDDMRNKYMFTDAKIGDLMENAIPPVDAAKWFGAPPPDLTLVARVRGADWVFSYLKGFYADETRPFGVNNTVFPLVAMPHVLQDLQGVATPQYEKTVIDGVETMTLVGMNPPTGGKMSAEEYDQAVRDITGFLVYSAEPVQLEREALGWWVLGFLFIFFIIAYLLKKEYWKDVH, via the coding sequence ATGAAAAAGTTATTAATTGCATTAGTTACACTACTGCCATCTCTCGCTATGGCTGCAGGTGGAAACGAGGTTCATTTAGAAAGCGCTAACGTTAACTTGCATGACAAAGCGTCATTAGAACGTGGTCTGGATTTATTCCAGCAATATTGTTCAGGTTGTCACAGCACTAAGTACCAACGTTATGAGCGTGTAGCAACTGACTTAGACATCAGTGGCGATGATATGCGTAATAAGTACATGTTCACTGATGCTAAAATCGGTGATTTAATGGAAAACGCTATTCCTCCTGTTGATGCGGCTAAATGGTTTGGTGCTCCGCCTCCAGACTTAACCTTGGTTGCTCGTGTACGTGGAGCTGATTGGGTATTTTCATACTTAAAAGGTTTCTATGCTGATGAAACGCGTCCATTTGGTGTGAATAATACCGTGTTTCCATTAGTGGCTATGCCGCACGTTTTACAAGACTTACAAGGTGTTGCAACTCCTCAATATGAAAAGACTGTCATTGATGGTGTTGAAACTATGACGTTGGTCGGCATGAATCCTCCTACTGGTGGCAAAATGAGTGCAGAAGAGTACGACCAAGCAGTTCGTGATATCACGGGTTTCTTAGTCTATTCGGCTGAACCCGTTCAGTTAGAGCGTGAAGCTTTAGGTTGGTGGGTACTCGGATTCTTGTTTATTTTCTTCATCATTGCTTATTTGTTGAAGAAAGAATACTGGAAAGATGTGCACTAG
- a CDS encoding DUF1338 domain-containing protein: MHTDVNALFAALWQDYIKMTPSAAKIHQLLGHGAPIINDHIALRTFNIAKVNLSVLAEHFTSIGYVDCGDYQFVQKKLIAKHFEHPDPTQPKVFISELLVEEFSPELQKTIHGLIDQVDVTATTADNFIYSGRHWDLDKATYKALLAESEYAAWVAALGYRANHFTVSINDLPEFERIEDVNQALKQAGFVLNSSGGEIKGSPEVLLEQSSTMADKVVVNFTDGDVEIPSCFYEFARRYPMDNGQLYTGFVAASADKIFESTNSMM; this comes from the coding sequence ATGCATACTGACGTTAATGCTTTATTTGCTGCCCTATGGCAAGACTACATTAAGATGACGCCTTCAGCGGCGAAAATTCATCAACTATTAGGTCATGGTGCTCCTATCATCAATGACCATATCGCGTTGCGTACGTTTAATATCGCCAAAGTGAATTTAAGCGTATTGGCTGAGCATTTCACCTCTATCGGTTATGTCGACTGTGGCGATTATCAGTTTGTACAGAAAAAACTGATAGCTAAGCATTTTGAACATCCTGATCCAACACAGCCAAAGGTGTTTATCTCTGAGCTGTTAGTCGAGGAGTTTAGCCCTGAACTGCAAAAAACTATCCACGGTTTAATCGACCAAGTGGATGTCACAGCAACGACTGCCGATAATTTCATTTATTCAGGTCGTCATTGGGATCTAGATAAAGCCACTTACAAAGCCTTACTTGCTGAAAGTGAATATGCCGCTTGGGTCGCTGCGTTAGGTTACCGCGCTAATCACTTCACAGTATCAATTAATGACCTACCAGAGTTTGAGCGTATTGAAGATGTAAACCAAGCCTTAAAACAGGCCGGTTTTGTATTAAATAGTTCAGGTGGTGAGATTAAAGGTTCGCCAGAAGTACTGCTAGAACAGTCTTCTACCATGGCCGATAAAGTCGTGGTTAACTTCACTGATGGCGATGTAGAAATTCCAAGTTGTTTCTATGAATTCGCCCGTCGTTACCCAATGGATAATGGTCAGCTTTATACTGGTTTTGTTGCAGCATCTGCAGACAAGATTTTTGAAAGTACCAATTCAATGATGTAA
- a CDS encoding aspartate aminotransferase family protein: MSVEMNLTRAQFDEVMVPNYAPAAVIPVRGAGSRVWDQEGKEFIDFAGGIAVNCLGHCHPALVSALKEQSEKIWHLSNVMTNEPALELATKLVNATFAERIYFANSGAEANEAALKLARRYALDNHGADKDQIIAFDKAFHGRTFFTVTVGGQAAYSDGFGPKPQSITHVPFNDIAALEAVISDKTCAIMLEPLQGEGGIINGDPEFLKAVRRLADKHDALVIFDEVQTGVGRTGELFAYMGTDIVPDILTSAKALGGGFPIAAMLTTAKIAAHLKIGTHGSTYGGNPLACAVGNAVMDVVNTKEVLDGVKHREQLFRDGLAAINAKYNVFSEIRGKGLLLGAVLNEQYEGRSRDFLVASVAEGLMSLMAGANVVRFAPSLVIPEADIAEGLLRFDRAVAKVVAG, encoded by the coding sequence ATGAGTGTAGAAATGAACCTAACCCGTGCCCAATTCGATGAAGTTATGGTGCCTAATTATGCGCCTGCGGCCGTTATACCTGTTCGTGGAGCTGGTAGCCGAGTGTGGGATCAAGAAGGTAAGGAATTCATCGATTTCGCTGGTGGTATTGCAGTAAATTGTTTAGGTCATTGTCACCCAGCATTAGTGTCTGCATTAAAAGAGCAGAGCGAAAAAATATGGCACTTATCTAACGTGATGACTAACGAGCCTGCACTTGAATTAGCCACAAAGTTAGTCAATGCCACATTTGCTGAGCGTATTTATTTTGCCAACTCTGGTGCAGAAGCGAACGAAGCCGCACTTAAATTAGCGCGCCGTTATGCTCTAGACAACCATGGTGCAGACAAAGATCAAATCATCGCCTTTGATAAAGCATTCCACGGCCGGACATTCTTTACTGTTACGGTTGGTGGTCAAGCAGCATATTCAGATGGTTTCGGCCCTAAGCCTCAAAGTATTACCCATGTACCTTTTAATGATATCGCTGCACTTGAAGCGGTTATTTCAGACAAAACCTGTGCCATCATGCTTGAACCTCTTCAAGGTGAAGGCGGTATTATCAATGGTGACCCTGAGTTCTTAAAAGCAGTACGTCGCTTAGCCGATAAGCATGACGCATTGGTTATTTTTGATGAAGTACAAACAGGCGTAGGCCGTACTGGTGAGTTATTTGCTTACATGGGTACTGACATCGTGCCTGATATTTTAACTAGCGCTAAAGCGTTAGGCGGTGGCTTCCCGATTGCTGCAATGCTAACCACTGCAAAAATTGCTGCTCACTTAAAAATTGGTACTCATGGTTCTACTTATGGTGGTAACCCACTTGCTTGTGCCGTTGGTAATGCGGTAATGGACGTGGTTAATACCAAAGAAGTACTTGATGGCGTTAAACATCGTGAACAGCTATTCCGTGATGGTTTAGCGGCAATTAATGCTAAATACAACGTATTTAGTGAAATCCGTGGCAAGGGATTATTACTTGGTGCGGTATTAAATGAGCAATATGAAGGCCGTAGTCGTGACTTTTTAGTGGCATCTGTTGCTGAAGGTCTAATGAGCTTGATGGCGGGTGCAAACGTAGTGCGTTTTGCTCCTTCATTGGTTATCCCTGAAGCTGATATCGCTGAAGGTCTATTGCGTTTTGATCGCGCGGTAGCAAAAGTGGTTGCAGGTTAA
- the sspA gene encoding stringent starvation protein SspA, with protein sequence MAVAANKRSIMTLFSGADDLYSHQVRIVLAEKGVTVDVLQVDPSEMPEDLLEVNPYNSVPTLVDRELVLYESRIIMEYLDERFPHPPLMPVYPVSRGQSRLMMHRIDTDWYALVERIRKGEKADAARKELMESLIALAPVFAEMPYFMSEEFGLSDCYLGPLLWRLPVLGIHLDPRTSKDISAYMTRIFERESFKASLTEAEREMRMGM encoded by the coding sequence ATGGCTGTTGCTGCCAACAAACGCTCTATCATGACACTTTTTTCTGGTGCCGATGATTTATATAGTCACCAAGTACGTATCGTATTGGCTGAAAAAGGGGTTACCGTTGATGTTTTACAGGTAGACCCAAGTGAGATGCCTGAAGATTTACTTGAAGTAAATCCATACAACTCGGTACCAACTTTAGTTGATCGTGAACTCGTGTTGTACGAATCTCGCATTATTATGGAATATTTGGATGAACGTTTTCCTCATCCTCCACTAATGCCTGTATACCCAGTATCTCGCGGCCAAAGCCGTTTAATGATGCACAGAATCGACACCGATTGGTATGCGCTTGTTGAGCGTATCCGTAAAGGTGAAAAAGCTGATGCTGCGCGTAAAGAGTTAATGGAAAGTCTAATCGCTTTAGCGCCAGTATTTGCTGAAATGCCATACTTCATGAGCGAAGAGTTTGGTTTATCTGATTGCTACCTAGGCCCATTATTATGGCGCTTACCGGTATTAGGTATTCACTTAGACCCGCGTACATCGAAAGATATCAGTGCTTATATGACACGTATTTTTGAACGTGAATCATTTAAAGCATCGTTAACTGAGGCTGAGCGCGAAATGCGCATGGGCATGTGA
- a CDS encoding cytochrome bc complex cytochrome b subunit has translation MVKNIIDWIDARIPMTATYNRHVGQYATPKNFNFWYFFGSLALLVLVNQLLTGIWLTMNYVPTAEGAFASVEYIMRDVEYGWLLRYMHSTGASAFFFVIYMHMFRGLIYGSYQKPRELLWLFGMLIFLVLMAEAFMGYLLPWGQMSYWGAQVIISLFGAIPVIGDDLTLWIRGDYVISGATLNRFFALHVIALPLVLVVLVFLHLIALHEVGSNNPDGVEIKKNKDENGWPIDGIPFHPYYTVKDIMGVAGFLIVFCYVLFFMPEGGGYFLEKPNFEAANPMKTPAHIAPVWYFTPFYAILRAIPDKLIGVVAMGLSIAVLFVLPWLDRCKVKSIRYRSLIHKINIAQFTVSFIILGYLGVVPATPELTIAARVFTFTYFGFFVALWVYSKNEKTKEVPTRVTH, from the coding sequence ATGGTTAAGAATATTATTGATTGGATTGATGCTCGCATCCCAATGACGGCAACGTATAACCGTCATGTGGGTCAGTATGCCACACCAAAGAATTTCAACTTTTGGTATTTCTTTGGCTCATTAGCATTATTAGTTTTAGTTAACCAGTTACTGACTGGTATTTGGTTAACCATGAATTACGTACCAACAGCAGAAGGTGCATTCGCTTCTGTTGAATACATAATGCGTGATGTTGAATACGGCTGGTTATTACGTTATATGCACTCTACAGGTGCGTCAGCGTTCTTCTTTGTCATTTATATGCACATGTTCCGTGGATTAATTTACGGTTCTTATCAAAAACCAAGAGAGCTTTTATGGCTGTTTGGTATGTTGATATTTTTAGTGTTGATGGCTGAAGCATTTATGGGTTACTTACTGCCTTGGGGACAAATGTCCTATTGGGGCGCACAGGTAATTATCTCTTTGTTTGGTGCTATTCCTGTTATTGGTGATGACCTAACATTGTGGATCCGTGGTGACTATGTTATTTCCGGTGCAACACTAAACCGTTTCTTCGCATTACACGTTATTGCGCTGCCACTTGTATTGGTTGTGTTGGTGTTCTTACATCTAATCGCATTACATGAAGTGGGATCGAACAACCCTGATGGTGTTGAAATTAAAAAGAACAAAGATGAGAACGGATGGCCTATTGATGGTATTCCATTCCACCCTTATTACACTGTAAAAGATATTATGGGTGTAGCAGGCTTCTTAATCGTGTTCTGTTATGTGCTGTTCTTTATGCCTGAAGGTGGTGGATACTTCCTTGAGAAGCCAAACTTTGAAGCGGCTAACCCAATGAAGACTCCTGCGCATATTGCACCGGTTTGGTATTTCACACCATTCTATGCGATTTTACGTGCAATTCCCGACAAGTTAATCGGTGTTGTTGCTATGGGTCTGTCGATTGCAGTGCTATTTGTTCTGCCTTGGCTTGACCGTTGTAAAGTCAAATCTATCCGTTATCGTAGTTTGATTCACAAAATTAACATCGCACAATTTACTGTGTCGTTCATTATTCTTGGCTATTTAGGTGTGGTTCCTGCAACGCCTGAGCTAACTATTGCGGCACGTGTATTCACTTTCACTTACTTTGGTTTCTTCGTAGCCCTATGGGTTTACAGTAAGAATGAGAAAACAAAAGAAGTTCCTACGAGGGTGACACACTAA
- a CDS encoding prolyl oligopeptidase family serine peptidase, which produces MTSFMRNFAVSAISLAMISGCAATAKNDDTMVIAKPTATSLMVPLAQPPKADQLLTLNQIMANPDWMGIFAQGAYWSDDSQSVYFSRQAHQSPIRDFYQQAIGQSEANKLALDQLHLADQRNGVLNQAKTKKAYIYQGNVFVKDLSNGDITQMTRQNDPISGVRFLSGGDLAFWQGNNIFRLHQSSGLVEQMAAILMENEPKNTPAPSTFMAKQQQRLIQYVAMQHDNSLTRDEYSESLAKADPTFSAKPWYLGDAEVVSEMSLSPDGRYVLLALTDKNYSWRAEHDIMPNYLGQEGYVDPVPARARVAEDVFPGQRLVLLDLTEHSKKDITIEGLAGFDEDVLASVKAENAKAQGKTYESHKAPRLVQLMQDWEWSQSAIQWNDSGDKLLVMLEAVDNKDRWIASVDLQKGKLSTEHRLHDDAWVNYNFNQFGWITGTDTMYYLSEESGFSQLYTKTAAGKVLALTKGKFVVDNVSLSPDAKYFYYRANKDHPGSYNVYRVEIASGKSEQLTQWLGTLDYSLSPDGQSLLLTASSAIHPDELYIQPIGGEISQLTDYTSTAFKQYPWQVPQVVALPSTHGAEPIYARVYLPQGYDPKQADKYPAVMFNHGAGYLQNAHYGFSGYFREFMFNNLLTQQGYVVMDMDYRGSKGYGRDWRTSVYRNMGHPEVEDLKDGVAWMASNANVDPQRVGTYGGSYGGFLTFMALFNEPDLFQAGAALRPVADWAHYNAPYTSNILNTPDVDPIAYERSSPIEHAQGLQKPLLIMSGVLDDNVFFQDSVRMVQRLIELEKPMFETAIYPVEPHGFKQPSSWLDQYRRIYKLFEQELK; this is translated from the coding sequence ATGACAAGCTTTATGCGAAACTTTGCGGTGAGCGCAATTTCTTTGGCGATGATCAGTGGCTGTGCTGCGACAGCAAAAAATGACGATACGATGGTTATCGCAAAGCCTACCGCTACATCATTGATGGTGCCATTAGCCCAACCTCCAAAAGCCGATCAGTTATTAACGCTTAATCAAATCATGGCTAATCCGGATTGGATGGGAATATTTGCCCAAGGAGCCTATTGGAGTGATGACAGCCAATCGGTGTATTTTAGTCGCCAAGCACACCAGTCGCCTATTCGTGATTTTTATCAACAAGCCATCGGCCAGTCTGAAGCGAATAAACTGGCTTTGGATCAGTTACACCTTGCGGATCAGCGTAATGGTGTGTTGAATCAAGCTAAAACTAAAAAAGCTTACATTTATCAAGGTAACGTATTTGTAAAAGATTTATCAAATGGCGATATTACTCAAATGACTCGCCAAAATGATCCGATTAGCGGCGTTCGTTTTTTGAGCGGCGGCGATCTTGCATTTTGGCAAGGTAATAATATTTTTCGTTTACACCAATCTAGTGGACTTGTGGAGCAAATGGCTGCAATCCTAATGGAAAATGAGCCTAAAAATACACCAGCCCCCAGTACTTTTATGGCCAAACAGCAGCAAAGATTAATCCAATATGTTGCCATGCAACACGATAACAGTTTGACGCGTGATGAATATAGCGAATCATTGGCTAAAGCTGATCCGACTTTTTCAGCAAAACCTTGGTATTTAGGTGATGCGGAAGTTGTGTCAGAAATGAGTTTATCGCCAGATGGACGTTACGTTCTATTGGCGTTAACGGATAAAAATTATAGTTGGCGTGCAGAACACGACATTATGCCCAATTATTTAGGGCAAGAAGGTTATGTTGATCCCGTGCCTGCTCGTGCTCGTGTGGCAGAAGATGTTTTCCCTGGTCAGCGTTTAGTATTACTCGACCTTACTGAACACAGTAAAAAAGATATTACCATTGAAGGCCTAGCCGGTTTTGATGAGGATGTACTTGCTAGCGTTAAAGCTGAAAATGCAAAAGCCCAAGGTAAAACCTACGAAAGCCACAAAGCGCCGCGTTTAGTGCAGTTAATGCAAGATTGGGAGTGGAGTCAAAGCGCTATTCAGTGGAATGATTCTGGCGATAAATTATTAGTGATGCTTGAAGCGGTTGATAATAAAGATCGCTGGATCGCGAGCGTCGATCTTCAAAAAGGCAAACTCTCCACTGAGCATCGCTTACATGATGATGCTTGGGTTAACTATAATTTTAATCAATTCGGTTGGATAACCGGTACAGATACCATGTACTACTTATCTGAAGAGTCTGGATTCTCTCAGTTATATACCAAAACAGCCGCAGGTAAGGTATTGGCATTAACTAAGGGTAAATTTGTGGTTGATAATGTGAGCTTATCTCCAGATGCAAAATACTTTTATTACCGTGCTAATAAGGACCATCCGGGCAGTTATAATGTTTACCGTGTAGAAATTGCCAGCGGCAAATCAGAGCAACTGACTCAATGGTTAGGGACATTGGATTACAGCTTAAGCCCTGATGGCCAATCACTGTTATTAACAGCTTCATCTGCTATTCACCCCGATGAACTCTATATTCAGCCTATTGGTGGCGAGATTAGCCAATTAACCGACTATACCAGCACAGCATTTAAACAATATCCATGGCAAGTACCGCAAGTTGTTGCGTTACCTTCAACCCATGGTGCAGAGCCCATTTATGCGCGGGTTTATTTGCCGCAAGGTTATGATCCTAAACAGGCTGATAAATATCCGGCAGTGATGTTTAATCATGGCGCGGGTTATTTACAGAATGCTCATTATGGATTTTCGGGTTACTTCCGTGAATTTATGTTCAATAACTTGTTAACCCAACAAGGTTACGTGGTAATGGATATGGATTATCGCGGTTCAAAAGGTTATGGACGTGATTGGCGTACGTCGGTTTATCGTAATATGGGCCATCCAGAAGTGGAAGATCTAAAAGATGGTGTGGCTTGGATGGCAAGCAATGCTAATGTGGATCCTCAACGTGTAGGCACCTATGGTGGTTCATACGGCGGCTTCCTTACTTTTATGGCGTTATTTAATGAACCTGATTTATTCCAAGCAGGGGCCGCATTACGTCCTGTAGCCGATTGGGCTCATTATAATGCGCCATATACCTCTAATATTTTAAATACGCCTGACGTTGACCCTATCGCTTATGAGCGTAGTTCGCCGATAGAACATGCTCAAGGTTTACAAAAACCATTACTGATCATGAGTGGTGTCTTAGATGATAACGTATTTTTCCAAGACAGTGTGCGCATGGTGCAACGTCTAATTGAATTAGAAAAACCGATGTTTGAAACGGCAATCTATCCTGTTGAGCCACATGGATTTAAGCAACCTTCTAGTTGGTTAGATCAGTATCGTCGTATTTATAAGTTGTTTGAACAAGAGCTGAAATAG